The sequence CACGATATTCGCTAATCCTTGTGCTTTGACTTCGCGCTGGTTATCGCTTGTTGTATCGGTCATCTCGTTGATCAATGGAGCGGTCAATAAAGATTCTACTAGACCAACGATCGAAAGAGCTAATGCTGTCGGGAAAATAATTCTTAAAGTTTCAAAATTTAACGGAATGTTGGGAAACGATAGGCGTGGCAAAAGGCCATTCATATCGCCCATATCCCCTACTGTTTGAATGCCCATAGGAAATACGATTGAGCACACGGTCATCAAAACAATGACAATCAGTGCAGGAGGGATTGCTTTTGTGATTTTGGGAATTAAATACATTAAAGCAATAGTGACTCCGGCCATTAGGTAAGTCCATTGATTTCCGCCAACCAATTGTTGGATTTGAGCAGTAAAAATCAGCAAAGCTAACGAGTTAACAAAACCGAGCATAACGGGTTTTGGAACAAAGCGCATCAATTTTTGAATGCCTAAGTAACCTAGAATCAATTGAATGATCCCAGTTAAAATAGTGGCTGCAATCATATACTGTATCCCATGATTCTTGATCAGACTCACCATTACCAGAGCCATAGAGCCAGCAGCAGCAGAAACCATCGCTGGGCGCCCGCCAGTGAAAGAAGTCACCAGTGCCGTTGTAACAGATGCAAATAAAGCAGTCATAGGGTTAACCCCAGCAATAATGGCAAAACCAATAACTTCGGGTATTAAAGCAATAGAAGTAACCATTCCGGCTAGGAGATCATTTTTGACATTTCCCAACCATTCTTCTTTTTTTATAGCAATTAACATTATTTCATTCCTTTTCTTTAAAATTTTCAGTTTATTCAACTTAGCAGCAATACAGATTTCATTATAGCCAAATGCAGATAAGATAGAAAGGTGTAGTTGCCGGCACCTTGATATTTTCTTAGAAAATAGACAAAACAGCAGCATCAAGGAAATAGGAACTGATTTTATCTGACAAAGCCGTTCAGAAATGCTATGTCCTTTAAAATAAATAACTAATGAGTAACCCAGCAGTTAACAAGAACCCAAAGAAGGTAGTGGTCAGAGCAGTTGATTTCATTGCTATGCGCATATATTGCGGTTCAGTATACCCTCTAAGAAATCCTTGAATGGCTTCGAACGGTTTTTTCACCGTTAAGAAAACAATAAATGCCCAAGGACTGATATATCCCGACGCAACTAGAAATACGATCCATACATATGAAACAGCGAATGCAATAGATAACACAATGATTCCTTTCTGATCTCCAAGAAGAATCGCTAATGTTTTCCGTCCACCTTTACTATCTTCTTCGATATCGCGGATGTTATTGGACAGGTTGATGGCACCAACTAGAATCCCGATTGGAATAGAAATCAAGAGGCTTTGAAGAGTGATGGTCTGTGTCTGAATAAAAAAAGCAATCAATACGAAACCTATTCCCATTGATAATCCAGAGAATAATTCTCCAAAAGGAGTATACGCAATTGGGAATGGCCCGCCAGTATATAAATAACCGATGGCCATCCCCAGTAAACCAATTGCTGCCAACCACCAACTGCTGTTCATACAAATGTATACACCAATAAAAGCAGCTAGAACGTACAATAAAAATGCTGTTGTTAATGCGTTTTTCGGTTGTAAACTATGCCGTACGATGTCACCGCCAATTCCAGTAGAGTCAGCGGTATCCAGCCCTCGTTTAAAATCATAGTATTCGTTAAATAAGTTTGTTGCGATTTGTAGCGCTAAACAGGCAGCCATCATAGCAATAAATAAAAGCCCATTGATTTTTGATTCGGACATGGCTATTACGGTTCCTAAAATGACTGGAGAAAAAGTCGCTGTTAGGGTATGTGGACGCGTCATTTTCCACATCAGTTTTGCAGAGCTTAGTTCTTTTTTATCTTCCATAAAATTATTCAACTCTCCTACTTTAATAGATTCAAATTACTTGTATAACTGTTCTTATTTTCCGTTTCCTGAACCTTTCTTGCAATATACTTGGTGATGCTTCCTGGCAACAGTATCTTAATTATACTTCATATACAATGCGATTAGAGGCATTCAATACACCCGATTAGACAACGTCTTAGATGGAAACGTTTTATTTGAGTTGTGAAATGAAAAAATATTCATTATAATTAGATAAAAGTAATAAAACGCTGTTAGTTTAATGTGGAGATTTTATGAACGGCGGTGATGAACTAAAAAAGGTTTAAGCAAAGGAGAGCAGACATGGATTGGATGAAAGAAACAAAAAATTTGAAAGAAACATTTGCACCCTATATGCATTCTGCGTTATACATAACGGATGGAAAGCAGGTGTTAGCAGCAGATCAGGAAGCAGAATTGATTTGGGCAGCGAGCATCATAAAACTACCGATTTATTTATACTATTACGAAAAAGCGATTGAAGGAAAACTGGATTTGTCTGAAACGCTAACGCTGCCAGCTGAAGGGCGCGTAACCGGTTCGGGGGTCCTTCATTTACTGACGACGAAAGAGAGTTGGACAGTAGAAGAATTATTGCAGTTGATGATCGCTGTTTCAGACAATGAAGCCACGAATCAATTAATTCGTTACGCTGATTTGAAAACGCTTCAAAGTTGGATAAAAACCAAAGAATGGGGAGATGAAATTAAACTCAGACGGTACTTGATGGATTATGCTTCTGGTTTAATCAACGAAGTATCAGCAAGAGGCGCAGTTCAAGTCTTGCAAGACATCATCGCCTTGGGCCAGGCAGCCCCACTATGGAAGGATAGAATCGAAAAGCCTTTAGTGAAGCAGCAATTTCGTACCGGTTTACCAGGCGCTTTAGATGAACGAGAAATTCCTGTTTTAGAAATGCTGAATAAAACCGGTGAAGACAATGGCATTCGCCATGATGTTGCATTGTTTCGTTACCATGATCAAGAGTTGTTTATCGCAGCTTTGACGAAAGAAGGGCAAGAAGAAGCGAAAGCATACGAATGGATGCAAGAAATTGGCAAGCTTGCTTTTGAAGCCTTAAAAGCGGCTGACGCTCAGTCAAAGTCTATTCATTCAACGTGACGTGAGAAAAAGGAAACAAGGAAAGGCGGATAAAAGTGAAAAAAATGATAAATAAGAGTTCGGCTTTTTTGTGGTCCGATCATAAACCGCATGCCGTAAAAGAAAAGCTGATGCATCAAGAACGAAAAGCCAAATTCTATCAACTAACAGATGAAGAAGTCCTATCTTTATATACAGATCGGCTAGTAGATTCAGAATTGCTTTATGGTGAAATAGTCGATACAAAAGAAACGAGTGGAGCCTACACTAAAATCGTGGTGCCCGATCAAAAAAGTTCCAAAGATCAGGCTGGTTATCCAGGATGGGTGTTCACAAAAGATCTAAGTCCTATTCCTGAAGACTGGTCAGCGGAACTAGATAAAGCCGCCATTAAAAAATCAACAGCTCAGCTGAATTTTTTTGATATGGCATATGAAAAGCAAGAAATCTCAGTAGGAACGGTTTTTTCAGTCACTGAGGCAGACGAAAAAAACATTTATGTTCTCACTCCTGATGGTCCAGGCTGGATTGCTAAAGAAGCCGTTCAATTCCTCGGCCAATCTAGTCAGGATAGCGCTGAACAAATCATTTCTTTGGCAAAAGAATTTTTGCACCTACGTTATGTCTGGGCAGGAACGAGTGCTGCGGGGTTTGATTGTTCTGGTTTTGTTTATAGCTTGTATCGTGTTTTCGGTAGAGAACTGAGCCGCGATGCACACGAACAAGCTTTGGAGGGTACGGAAGTGCACTATTCAACTGCACAGCTAGGCGACTTGTTATTTTTTGCTTACGAGGAGGGAAAAGGCGCCGTTCACCACGTAGGAATTTACATCGGCGACGATCAAATGATCCATT is a genomic window of Carnobacterium sp. CP1 containing:
- a CDS encoding serine hydrolase, with product MDWMKETKNLKETFAPYMHSALYITDGKQVLAADQEAELIWAASIIKLPIYLYYYEKAIEGKLDLSETLTLPAEGRVTGSGVLHLLTTKESWTVEELLQLMIAVSDNEATNQLIRYADLKTLQSWIKTKEWGDEIKLRRYLMDYASGLINEVSARGAVQVLQDIIALGQAAPLWKDRIEKPLVKQQFRTGLPGALDEREIPVLEMLNKTGEDNGIRHDVALFRYHDQELFIAALTKEGQEEAKAYEWMQEIGKLAFEALKAADAQSKSIHST
- a CDS encoding 1,4-dihydroxy-2-naphthoate polyprenyltransferase, with the translated sequence MEDKKELSSAKLMWKMTRPHTLTATFSPVILGTVIAMSESKINGLLFIAMMAACLALQIATNLFNEYYDFKRGLDTADSTGIGGDIVRHSLQPKNALTTAFLLYVLAAFIGVYICMNSSWWLAAIGLLGMAIGYLYTGGPFPIAYTPFGELFSGLSMGIGFVLIAFFIQTQTITLQSLLISIPIGILVGAINLSNNIRDIEEDSKGGRKTLAILLGDQKGIIVLSIAFAVSYVWIVFLVASGYISPWAFIVFLTVKKPFEAIQGFLRGYTEPQYMRIAMKSTALTTTFFGFLLTAGLLISYLF
- a CDS encoding C40 family peptidase; amino-acid sequence: MINKSSAFLWSDHKPHAVKEKLMHQERKAKFYQLTDEEVLSLYTDRLVDSELLYGEIVDTKETSGAYTKIVVPDQKSSKDQAGYPGWVFTKDLSPIPEDWSAELDKAAIKKSTAQLNFFDMAYEKQEISVGTVFSVTEADEKNIYVLTPDGPGWIAKEAVQFLGQSSQDSAEQIISLAKEFLHLRYVWAGTSAAGFDCSGFVYSLYRVFGRELSRDAHEQALEGTEVHYSTAQLGDLLFFAYEEGKGAVHHVGIYIGDDQMIHSQTPGSKVIITTISGTNYAKELCTVRRHF